In Pseudomonas sp. R76, one genomic interval encodes:
- a CDS encoding di-heme-cytochrome C peroxidase has product MRTFSRVLLLILLALGLLLAVVLYYTINPKLPDYVPVEQVHYQDQWSAADRQTFYFTPQGTQVKGLHYDWFTALELPFSDQRFATPEYLARFGFLVDPKQVPTAQNPGNLPVGFARHQNAGSQVEYLDITCAACHTGELHFKGQALRIDGGSAQHVLPSSVPTLRGGSFGQALVASLAATYYTPWKFDRFARKVLGHDYDDHNKQQLRQDFKQSLNQFLKVAWNDTHRGLYPTEEGPGRTDAFGRIANASFGDAISPDNYRVANAPVDYPQLWDIWTFDWVQWNGSAQQPMARNIGEALGVGATLDFFDSAGQPLQGAARYPSSVRVRDLNLIEETLQRLKPPTWPQDLFGAVDKPLAAQGRALFAENCAGCHVPAVSQVNGRPVQQLKMLPVEYIGTDPGTASNIADQRYDLSALQWDPAELAKLNVELHPTPTAALDLHKMSVAQGLAYVTAFVEDHAYRTAGVTPAERPSLDGFGLPIGVRELRAYKARPLAGVWATPPFLHNGSVPTIYQLLSPQDERSTTFYKGTFAYDPRHLGFETGAFKNAFLFDTSITGNHNSGHEFRDGKRGNGVIGRGLLPQERWALLEYLKVLGGPLEQQLP; this is encoded by the coding sequence TTGCGCACTTTTTCCCGTGTTTTGCTTCTGATATTGCTCGCACTCGGCCTGCTGCTGGCCGTCGTGCTCTATTACACCATCAACCCCAAGCTGCCGGACTACGTGCCCGTGGAGCAGGTCCACTATCAGGACCAATGGAGTGCCGCCGACCGCCAGACCTTCTACTTCACGCCCCAGGGCACCCAGGTCAAAGGCCTGCATTACGACTGGTTCACCGCTCTGGAATTGCCGTTTTCAGACCAGCGTTTCGCCACGCCCGAGTACTTGGCGCGCTTTGGCTTCCTGGTCGATCCCAAGCAGGTTCCTACCGCGCAAAACCCTGGCAACCTGCCGGTGGGTTTCGCCCGGCACCAGAACGCCGGCAGCCAGGTTGAATACCTGGACATCACCTGCGCCGCCTGCCACACCGGCGAGCTGCACTTCAAAGGCCAGGCCCTGCGCATCGACGGCGGTTCGGCCCAGCACGTGCTGCCCTCCAGCGTGCCCACATTGCGCGGCGGCAGTTTCGGCCAGGCGCTGGTGGCCAGCCTTGCCGCCACCTATTACACCCCGTGGAAGTTCGACCGTTTCGCCCGCAAGGTGCTCGGCCACGACTATGACGATCATAACAAGCAGCAACTGCGTCAGGACTTCAAACAATCCCTGAACCAGTTCCTCAAGGTCGCCTGGAACGACACCCATCGCGGCCTCTACCCCACCGAAGAAGGCCCGGGCCGCACCGACGCGTTCGGCCGTATCGCCAACGCCAGCTTTGGCGATGCCATCTCGCCGGACAACTACCGTGTCGCCAATGCGCCGGTGGACTACCCGCAGCTGTGGGATATCTGGACCTTCGACTGGGTGCAATGGAACGGTTCGGCCCAGCAACCCATGGCGCGCAATATCGGTGAAGCCCTCGGTGTCGGCGCGACGCTGGATTTCTTCGACAGTGCCGGCCAGCCACTTCAAGGCGCTGCCCGCTATCCCTCCAGCGTGCGCGTGCGCGACCTCAACCTGATCGAAGAAACCCTGCAACGCCTCAAGCCGCCCACCTGGCCGCAAGACCTGTTCGGCGCCGTCGACAAACCCCTCGCCGCCCAAGGCCGCGCGCTGTTTGCCGAGAACTGCGCCGGCTGCCATGTGCCCGCCGTCAGCCAGGTCAATGGCCGCCCGGTGCAACAACTGAAAATGCTGCCTGTGGAGTACATCGGCACCGACCCCGGCACCGCCAGCAACATCGCCGACCAGCGCTACGACCTCAGCGCCCTGCAATGGGACCCGGCAGAACTGGCCAAGCTCAACGTCGAGCTGCACCCCACGCCGACCGCAGCGCTGGACCTGCACAAAATGTCCGTGGCCCAAGGCCTGGCCTACGTCACCGCCTTTGTCGAAGACCACGCCTATCGCACCGCTGGCGTGACTCCAGCCGAGCGGCCGAGCCTGGACGGGTTCGGCCTGCCCATCGGCGTGCGCGAGCTGCGTGCCTACAAGGCGCGCCCCCTGGCCGGCGTATGGGCCACGCCACCGTTCCTGCATAACGGCTCGGTGCCGACGATCTACCAACTGCTCTCGCCCCAGGATGAGCGCAGCACTACCTTCTATAAAGGCACGTTCGCCTACGACCCGCGCCACCTGGGCTTTGAGACCGGCGCATTCAAGAACGCCTTCCTGTTCGACACCTCAATCACCGGCAACCACAACAGCGGCCATGAATTCCGTGACGGCAAGCGTGGCAATGGCGTGATCGGCCGTGGCCTGCTGCCGCAGGAACGCTGGGCGCTGCTGGAATACCTCAAAGTGCTGGGCGGCCCGCTGGAGCAACAATTGCCATGA
- a CDS encoding FKBP-type peptidyl-prolyl cis-trans isomerase — protein sequence MKQHRLAAAVALVSLVLAGCDSQTSVELKTPAQKASYGIGLNMGKSLAQEGMDDLDSKAVAQGIEDAVGKKEQKLKDDELVEAFAALQKRAEERMTKMSEEAAAAGKKFLEENAKKDGVVTTASGLQYKIVKKADGAQPKPTDVVTVHYTGKLTNGTTFDSSVDRGSPIDLPVSGVIPGWVEGLQLMHVGEKVELYIPSDLAYGAQSPSPAIPANSVLVFDLELLAIKDPAKADAPAAPAAKK from the coding sequence ATGAAACAGCATCGGTTGGCGGCGGCGGTGGCCCTGGTTAGCCTGGTACTTGCGGGTTGTGATTCGCAGACCAGCGTAGAGCTGAAAACCCCGGCGCAGAAAGCTTCCTACGGTATCGGCCTGAACATGGGCAAAAGTCTTGCCCAGGAAGGCATGGATGACCTGGACTCCAAAGCGGTAGCCCAAGGCATCGAAGATGCCGTCGGCAAGAAAGAACAGAAGCTGAAAGACGACGAACTGGTCGAAGCGTTTGCCGCACTGCAGAAGCGTGCAGAAGAACGCATGACCAAAATGAGTGAAGAGGCGGCAGCCGCCGGCAAGAAATTCCTCGAAGAAAACGCCAAGAAAGACGGCGTAGTGACGACTGCTTCCGGTCTGCAATACAAGATCGTGAAGAAGGCCGACGGCGCCCAGCCCAAGCCGACCGACGTGGTGACTGTTCACTACACCGGCAAGCTCACCAACGGCACTACCTTTGACAGCTCCGTGGATCGCGGTAGCCCGATTGACCTGCCGGTCAGCGGCGTGATCCCAGGTTGGGTCGAAGGCCTGCAACTGATGCACGTTGGCGAGAAGGTCGAGTTGTACATCCCGTCCGACCTGGCCTACGGCGCTCAGAGCCCGAGCCCGGCGATTCCAGCCAACTCCGTGCTGGTATTCGACCTGGAACTGCTGGCGATCAAGGACCCAGCCAAGGCTGACGCACCTGCTGCTCCAGCTGCCAAGAAGTAA
- a CDS encoding YkvA family protein → MKPPFNFTRFLPMAARLLGRGRLPTLLFAVAAKGSSQGNRLGKLKDDLKLLQALCLAYWRGEYRAISPKALISVVAGLMYFLSPIDAIPDFIPVFGMLDDIAVLAWVMKTLDGELSAFRAWRDAQRPEKLAVVERLPATPALLAQENPQKN, encoded by the coding sequence ATGAAACCACCCTTCAATTTCACCCGATTCCTGCCGATGGCCGCGCGCCTGCTCGGTCGTGGGCGTCTGCCGACCCTGCTATTTGCGGTCGCCGCCAAAGGCTCAAGCCAGGGCAACCGCCTGGGCAAACTCAAGGATGACCTCAAACTGCTCCAGGCCCTGTGCCTGGCCTACTGGCGCGGTGAGTACCGGGCAATCAGCCCCAAGGCGCTGATTTCGGTGGTGGCAGGGCTGATGTACTTCCTGAGCCCAATTGACGCGATCCCGGACTTTATTCCGGTATTCGGCATGCTCGACGACATTGCCGTGCTGGCATGGGTCATGAAGACCCTGGATGGCGAACTGAGCGCTTTTCGCGCCTGGCGCGACGCCCAGCGCCCGGAGAAGCTCGCGGTGGTTGAGCGCTTGCCTGCGACGCCTGCGCTGCTGGCCCAGGAAAACCCGCAAAAAAACTGA
- a CDS encoding helix-turn-helix domain-containing protein — protein sequence MDIQIISRDGEPEYAVLPWDQYQALLKAAGQQQPAPTPSSTAQVTPDQALRPLADLSGLREAKGLAIETLARTVGISPSYLGLIESGERQPDAAIRRSLAWELGVAGWRDES from the coding sequence ATGGATATTCAGATAATTTCACGCGATGGCGAACCCGAGTACGCGGTGTTGCCATGGGACCAGTACCAGGCGCTACTAAAAGCAGCCGGTCAGCAACAACCAGCGCCAACGCCATCTTCTACTGCTCAGGTCACTCCCGATCAGGCATTGCGCCCGCTCGCGGACCTCAGTGGCCTGCGTGAAGCCAAGGGCCTGGCCATAGAAACGCTGGCCCGCACAGTGGGCATCAGCCCCTCGTATCTCGGATTGATCGAAAGTGGTGAACGCCAGCCGGATGCCGCCATTCGCCGCAGCCTGGCCTGGGAATTGGGCGTTGCAGGTTGGAGGGATGAATCTTGA
- a CDS encoding bifunctional diguanylate cyclase/phosphodiesterase: protein MTMTEQLNALGSILAQGSLHSLFQPIICLSERRILGYEALSRGPSNSPLHSPVALFAVASQAGRLSELEMACRESACRRFSEQKLPGKLFLNISPESLMETAHQPGRTLQLLRDFGIPPSQVVIELTEQTPTDDFDLLQTALHHYRDMGFAIALDDLGAGYSSLRLWSELRPDYVKIDRHFIDGIHQDALKREFVGSILQIAKASRAQVIAEGIELAEELAVLTEMGVDLVQGYLLCRPQEQPPQEARLMLPKPDNANLALSEEGSDLSALLNEQPAVHQDTATAQVLESFRRQANLNSLAVLDGRGHPVGIVHRHSLSDALLKPFATDLFARKPISRLMSDDFLAVELSQSLQQVSRLLTSRARQRIEEDFIITLNGDYLGLGRVIDVLKLITELKIQQARYANPLTLLPGNVPIQQCLTRLLQQQRESVICYVDIDSFKPFNDIYGYGRGDEVLLCLAQCLNDRVDPSRDFVGHIGGDDFLLVLGPQDWRKRLNQLLDDFHTQCRRFYRAEHLDAGCFVALNRQGVRQEFALLSLSIGVVHLYPQACAQLDASQLAELASQAKHHAKDVAGYSIHVIDSLELLAQA from the coding sequence ATGACCATGACCGAACAGCTGAATGCATTGGGCTCTATCCTGGCTCAAGGCAGTTTGCACAGCCTGTTCCAACCGATCATTTGCCTCTCTGAACGGCGCATTCTTGGCTACGAAGCCCTCAGCCGCGGCCCGTCCAACAGCCCGCTGCACTCCCCCGTCGCCCTGTTCGCGGTCGCCAGCCAGGCCGGGCGCCTCAGCGAATTGGAAATGGCCTGCCGCGAAAGCGCCTGTCGGCGTTTCAGTGAACAGAAACTGCCGGGCAAACTGTTCCTGAACATCTCGCCGGAATCCCTGATGGAGACCGCGCATCAACCGGGGCGCACCCTGCAACTGCTGCGCGACTTCGGCATCCCGCCCAGCCAGGTGGTGATCGAACTCACCGAGCAGACCCCCACCGACGATTTCGACCTGCTGCAAACCGCCTTGCATCATTACCGCGACATGGGCTTCGCCATCGCCCTGGACGACTTGGGCGCCGGCTATTCCAGCCTGCGCCTGTGGTCGGAACTGCGCCCGGACTACGTGAAGATCGACCGACACTTTATCGACGGCATCCATCAAGATGCGCTCAAGCGCGAATTCGTCGGCTCCATCCTGCAAATCGCCAAGGCATCACGCGCCCAGGTGATTGCCGAGGGCATTGAGCTGGCGGAAGAACTGGCGGTGTTGACGGAGATGGGTGTCGACCTGGTCCAGGGCTATCTGCTTTGCCGTCCGCAGGAACAACCGCCCCAGGAAGCACGGCTGATGCTGCCCAAGCCGGACAACGCCAACCTCGCCCTCAGCGAAGAAGGCAGCGACCTCAGCGCGCTGCTCAACGAACAACCGGCGGTGCACCAGGACACCGCCACCGCCCAGGTGCTGGAGTCGTTCCGCCGCCAGGCCAACCTCAATTCGTTGGCGGTGCTCGACGGGCGTGGCCACCCGGTCGGCATCGTGCACCGGCATTCGTTGTCGGACGCGCTGCTCAAGCCGTTCGCCACCGACCTGTTCGCGCGCAAGCCGATCAGCCGCTTGATGAGTGATGACTTTTTGGCCGTGGAGCTGAGTCAATCCCTGCAGCAAGTCAGCCGCCTGCTGACCAGCCGTGCGCGGCAACGCATTGAGGAAGACTTCATCATCACGCTCAATGGCGACTACCTGGGCCTGGGCCGGGTGATCGACGTGCTCAAGCTGATCACCGAGCTGAAAATCCAGCAGGCGCGTTATGCCAACCCGCTGACGTTGCTGCCGGGCAACGTGCCGATCCAGCAATGCCTGACACGGCTATTGCAGCAACAAAGAGAATCAGTGATTTGCTACGTGGATATCGACAGCTTCAAGCCGTTCAACGACATCTACGGCTACGGGCGCGGGGATGAGGTGTTGCTGTGCCTGGCGCAGTGCCTGAACGACCGGGTCGACCCGAGCCGCGACTTTGTCGGGCATATCGGCGGCGATGATTTTTTGCTGGTGCTGGGCCCGCAGGATTGGCGCAAGCGGCTCAACCAGCTGCTGGATGATTTCCACACCCAATGCCGACGCTTCTACCGCGCTGAACACCTCGACGCTGGTTGTTTCGTGGCGCTGAACCGCCAGGGTGTGCGCCAAGAGTTTGCCTTGCTGTCACTGTCGATCGGCGTGGTGCATTTATATCCACAGGCCTGTGCACAACTGGATGCCAGCCAGTTGGCGGAGCTCGCCTCGCAGGCCAAGCACCACGCCAAGGACGTGGCCGGCTACAGCATTCATGTGATCGACAGCCTGGAACTGCTGGCCCAGGCTTAG
- a CDS encoding carboxy terminal-processing peptidase encodes MKHLFPSTALALFIGLGFASMSTNTFAANSWDNLQPDRDEVIASLNVVELLKRHHYSKPPLDDARSVIIYDSYLKLLDPSRSYFLASDIAEFDKWKTQFDDFLKSGDLQPGFTIYKRYLDRVKARLDFALGELDKGVDKLDFTQKETLLVDRKDAPWLTSTAALDDLWRKRVKDEVLRLKIAGKEPKAIQELLTKRYKNQLARLDQTRAEDIFQAYINTFAMSYDPHTNYLSPDNAENFDINMSLSLEGIGAVLQSDNDQVKIVRLVPAGPADKTKQVAPADKIIGVAQADKEMVDVVGWRLDEVVKLIRGPKGSVVRLEVIPHTNAPNDQTSKIVSITREAVKLEDQAVQKKVLNLKQDGKDYKLGVIEIPAFYLDFKAFRAGDPDYKSTTRDVKKILTELQKEKVDGVVIDLRNNGGGSLQEATELTSLFIDKGPTVLVRNADGRVDVLEDENPGAFYKGPMALLVNRLSASASEIFAGAMQDYHRALIIGGQTFGKGTVQTIQPLNHGELKLTLAKFYRVSGQSTQHQGVLPDIDFPSIIDTKEIGESALPEAMPWDTIRPAIKPASDPFKPFLTQLKADHDARSAKDAEFVFIRDKLALAKKLMEEKTVSLNEADRRAQHTSIENQQLVLENARRKAKGEDPLKELKKEDEDALPEPEKTKPEDDAYLSETGRILLDYLKISKQVAKQ; translated from the coding sequence ATGAAGCATCTGTTCCCCAGCACCGCCCTCGCTCTTTTCATTGGTCTCGGCTTCGCGTCGATGTCGACCAATACGTTCGCAGCCAACAGCTGGGACAACCTTCAGCCTGATCGCGATGAGGTGATTGCAAGCCTTAACGTCGTCGAGTTGCTCAAGCGTCATCACTACAGCAAGCCGCCGCTGGACGACGCTCGCTCGGTGATCATCTACGACAGCTACCTCAAGCTCCTGGATCCGTCGCGCAGCTACTTCCTGGCCAGCGATATCGCTGAGTTCGACAAGTGGAAGACCCAGTTCGACGACTTCCTCAAGAGCGGCGACCTGCAGCCCGGCTTCACCATCTACAAGCGTTACCTGGACCGCGTCAAAGCGCGTCTGGACTTCGCCTTGGGTGAGTTGGACAAGGGCGTCGACAAGCTCGACTTCACTCAGAAGGAAACCCTTCTGGTGGACCGCAAGGACGCGCCCTGGCTGACCAGCACCGCCGCGCTTGACGACCTGTGGCGCAAACGCGTCAAGGACGAAGTGCTGCGCTTGAAGATCGCCGGCAAAGAGCCGAAGGCCATTCAAGAGCTGTTGACCAAGCGCTACAAGAATCAGCTGGCACGCCTGGACCAGACCCGTGCCGAAGATATCTTCCAGGCCTACATCAACACCTTCGCGATGTCCTACGACCCGCACACCAATTATCTGTCGCCAGATAACGCGGAAAACTTTGATATCAACATGAGTCTGTCGCTGGAAGGCATCGGTGCCGTCCTGCAAAGCGACAACGACCAGGTCAAGATCGTGCGTCTGGTGCCGGCAGGTCCTGCCGACAAAACCAAGCAGGTCGCCCCGGCCGACAAGATCATCGGCGTGGCCCAGGCCGACAAAGAGATGGTCGACGTGGTCGGCTGGCGCCTCGACGAAGTGGTCAAGCTGATCCGTGGGCCGAAAGGCAGCGTGGTGCGCCTGGAAGTGATTCCGCACACCAACGCACCGAACGACCAGACCAGCAAAATCGTTTCGATTACTCGCGAAGCGGTGAAGCTCGAAGACCAGGCCGTGCAGAAGAAAGTCCTCAACCTCAAGCAGGATGGCAAGGACTACAAGCTGGGCGTGATTGAAATCCCGGCCTTCTACCTCGACTTCAAAGCCTTCCGAGCTGGCGATCCGGACTACAAGTCCACCACCCGCGACGTGAAGAAAATCCTGACTGAGCTGCAGAAGGAGAAAGTCGACGGCGTGGTCATCGACCTGCGCAACAACGGCGGCGGTTCCCTGCAGGAAGCCACCGAGTTGACCAGCCTGTTTATCGACAAAGGCCCGACCGTGCTGGTACGCAACGCTGACGGCCGTGTCGATGTGCTCGAAGACGAAAACCCAGGTGCCTTCTACAAAGGGCCGATGGCGTTGCTGGTCAACCGTCTCTCGGCCTCGGCTTCGGAGATTTTCGCCGGCGCCATGCAGGATTACCACCGCGCGTTGATCATCGGTGGCCAGACCTTCGGCAAAGGCACCGTGCAGACCATCCAGCCGCTGAACCATGGCGAGCTGAAACTGACACTGGCCAAGTTCTACCGGGTTTCCGGGCAGAGCACCCAGCATCAGGGCGTACTGCCGGATATCGACTTCCCGTCGATCATCGACACCAAGGAAATCGGCGAGAGCGCCCTGCCGGAAGCCATGCCGTGGGACACCATCCGTCCTGCGATCAAGCCGGCGTCGGACCCGTTCAAACCGTTCCTGACGCAGCTGAAGGCTGACCATGACGCTCGCTCCGCCAAGGATGCCGAGTTCGTGTTCATCCGCGACAAACTGGCCCTGGCCAAGAAGTTGATGGAAGAAAAAACCGTCAGCCTCAACGAAGCGGATCGCCGTGCGCAGCACACCAGCATCGAGAATCAGCAGCTTGTGCTGGAGAACGCCCGCCGCAAGGCCAAAGGCGAAGACCCGCTCAAAGAGCTGAAGAAAGAAGATGAAGATGCGCTGCCGGAGCCGGAAAAAACCAAGCCGGAAGACGACGCCTACCTGTCTGAGACCGGTCGGATCCTGCTGGACTACCTGAAAATCAGCAAGCAGGTAGCCAAGCAGTAA
- a CDS encoding zinc-binding dehydrogenase, protein MKALQGVEGHVEWLTEPSPTCDVGQVRIRVAAAGLNRADLLQRAGLYPPPPGASQVLGLECSGVISEVGPGSSWQVGDRVCALLAGGGMAEEVVVDARHVLPVPEGLSLTEAAALPEVYSTAWLNLFQLAGLKPGEKVLLHAGASGVGSAAIQLCKAFGSPCWVSVGSAQRLAYCEELGAQGGVVRTDGIEGLRDFGPFDVILDPVGGDYAAMDLKLLALDGRWVLIGLMGGRDAQLDLAQVLGKRIQLLGSTLRSRSDQFKADLFSDLSQHVWPLFAEGRLSPQLAKTFPIKDAEAAFAELASNQISGKLVLVIDDSLV, encoded by the coding sequence GTGAAAGCATTGCAAGGCGTTGAAGGTCATGTGGAGTGGCTGACAGAACCCAGTCCTACCTGCGATGTAGGCCAAGTTCGCATTCGTGTAGCGGCTGCGGGCCTCAATCGCGCCGATTTATTACAGCGCGCGGGGCTCTATCCGCCCCCGCCGGGCGCCAGCCAAGTGCTGGGTCTTGAGTGTTCCGGGGTGATCAGCGAGGTCGGGCCGGGGTCGTCCTGGCAGGTCGGCGACCGCGTCTGCGCGCTGCTGGCCGGTGGCGGCATGGCTGAAGAAGTGGTGGTGGATGCGCGCCACGTGTTGCCGGTGCCGGAAGGCCTGTCGCTGACGGAAGCGGCGGCGCTGCCGGAGGTGTACAGCACAGCGTGGCTGAATCTGTTCCAGTTGGCGGGCCTCAAACCCGGTGAAAAAGTATTGCTGCATGCCGGTGCCAGTGGCGTGGGCTCGGCGGCGATCCAGCTGTGCAAGGCGTTTGGCAGCCCGTGCTGGGTCAGCGTCGGCTCGGCGCAGCGCCTGGCCTACTGCGAAGAACTCGGCGCCCAGGGCGGCGTAGTACGCACCGACGGCATTGAAGGGCTGCGCGATTTCGGGCCGTTTGATGTGATCCTCGACCCGGTCGGCGGCGACTATGCGGCGATGGACCTCAAGCTGCTGGCCCTGGACGGTCGCTGGGTGTTGATCGGCTTGATGGGCGGGCGTGACGCACAGCTCGACCTGGCGCAAGTGCTGGGCAAGCGCATTCAATTGCTTGGCTCGACCCTGCGCAGCCGCAGCGATCAGTTCAAGGCGGACCTGTTCAGTGATCTAAGCCAGCATGTGTGGCCGTTGTTTGCAGAGGGCCGCTTGAGCCCGCAACTGGCCAAGACCTTCCCGATCAAGGATGCCGAAGCGGCGTTTGCCGAGTTGGCGAGCAATCAGATTTCCGGGAAATTGGTGTTGGTGATTGACGACAGTTTGGTCTGA